A window of Prosthecobacter sp. SYSU 5D2 contains these coding sequences:
- a CDS encoding sugar phosphate isomerase/epimerase family protein has protein sequence MPKLAAFPKAFMQALCKEGTMTVSEWIALASKLDVQGLEWYAGFLEMADENNWLRFRQEAEDTGKVIPMMCCSPDFTHPEAAFREREIAKQKRWIDMTQTLGGSYCRVLSGQRRPELSVDEGVKLAADSIHACLPYAQERGITLIIENHYKDDFWDYPEFAQKMDVFCQLVGAIEHPNFGVNYDPSNTYLAGEDPIELLKRVSHRVVTMHASDRYLAEGTIEDLRREEGGAQGYAKRLRHGEIGKGLNDYDAIFTELKSQGFDGWISIEDGVDGMDQLARSVDFLKRKIALHWGP, from the coding sequence ATGCCCAAGCTCGCCGCCTTTCCCAAAGCCTTCATGCAGGCGCTCTGCAAAGAAGGAACCATGACTGTGTCTGAATGGATCGCCCTGGCCTCCAAGCTCGATGTCCAGGGGCTGGAGTGGTATGCAGGATTTCTGGAGATGGCGGATGAAAACAACTGGCTGCGTTTTCGCCAAGAAGCAGAGGATACGGGCAAGGTGATTCCGATGATGTGCTGCTCACCCGACTTCACGCACCCGGAGGCGGCCTTCCGGGAAAGGGAGATCGCCAAGCAGAAGCGGTGGATTGACATGACGCAGACGCTGGGCGGCAGCTACTGCCGCGTGCTGAGCGGCCAGCGGCGGCCGGAGCTGAGCGTGGATGAAGGGGTGAAGCTGGCGGCGGATTCCATCCATGCCTGCCTGCCTTATGCGCAGGAGCGCGGCATCACGCTGATCATCGAAAACCATTATAAAGATGACTTTTGGGACTACCCGGAGTTTGCGCAGAAGATGGATGTTTTCTGCCAGCTTGTGGGTGCGATTGAGCACCCGAACTTTGGGGTGAACTATGACCCGAGCAATACGTATCTGGCCGGGGAAGACCCCATCGAGCTGCTGAAAAGGGTGTCACATCGCGTGGTGACGATGCATGCCAGCGACCGGTATCTGGCGGAGGGAACGATTGAAGATCTGCGCCGTGAAGAAGGTGGAGCGCAGGGCTATGCCAAGCGGCTCCGACATGGGGAGATCGGCAAAGGGCTGAATGATTATGATGCCATTTTCACTGAGCTGAAAAGCCAGGGATTCGATGGCTGGATCAGCATTGAAGACGGGGTGGACGGCATGGACCAGCTTGCCCGCAGTGTGGACTTTCTGAAAAGGAAGATCGCCCTGCACTGGGGGCCGTAA
- a CDS encoding orotidine 5'-phosphate decarboxylase / HUMPS family protein codes for MKPIVQISLDLTNIDEALETAALAMRAGVDWLEAGTPLILAEGLHGVRALRKAFPQVPIVADLKTMDGGYLEAEMMAKAGATHVVVMARAHAETIKCVVKAGADFGCQVMGDNMVCPDMVEGARFLEDLGCDYVIHHIGYDERRGIAAAGHRMPSPMDQLREVVQAVKIPVQAVGGLTLEQAIQCPQYGAPLVVLGAPLTIDADAFKTADGDLEASLRMICEAVHAQEVKR; via the coding sequence ATGAAACCGATTGTCCAGATCTCGCTCGACCTAACCAACATTGATGAAGCGCTGGAAACAGCGGCGCTGGCCATGAGGGCGGGGGTGGACTGGCTGGAGGCGGGAACGCCGCTGATCCTGGCAGAGGGGCTGCACGGCGTGAGGGCGCTGAGGAAGGCTTTTCCGCAGGTGCCGATCGTGGCGGATCTGAAAACGATGGACGGCGGCTACCTGGAGGCGGAGATGATGGCCAAGGCGGGTGCCACGCATGTGGTGGTGATGGCGCGGGCGCACGCGGAGACGATCAAGTGCGTGGTGAAGGCGGGCGCGGACTTTGGCTGCCAGGTGATGGGGGACAACATGGTGTGCCCGGACATGGTGGAGGGGGCGCGGTTTCTGGAGGACCTGGGCTGTGACTATGTAATCCACCACATCGGCTATGATGAACGGCGGGGTATCGCGGCGGCGGGCCACCGGATGCCGAGCCCGATGGACCAGCTGCGGGAGGTGGTGCAGGCGGTGAAGATCCCGGTGCAGGCGGTGGGCGGGCTGACGCTGGAGCAGGCCATCCAGTGCCCTCAATATGGCGCGCCGCTGGTCGTGCTGGGGGCGCCGCTGACCATTGATGCGGATGCTTTTAAAACGGCCGATGGTGACCTGGAAGCGTCACTGAGGATGATCTGTGAAGCGGTTCATGCCCAGGAGGTGAAAAGGTAG
- a CDS encoding AraC family transcriptional regulator translates to MHFYTNPPIIVTTKMMRNATLLKPRPLRQRPPAVIRRWQQQRTRWLSTLAPGSLFHRLFDHIPGVHFFAKDRQGHLMFTSQGLRQRYSMQDESDILGMTDFDLNPGSMAQAYVNDDDQLLQGKAASIERIELWWDRQGMPDWFLVTKLPIHDKNGEIQGVMGLLRRPDESERRLPVFQTVAQAVELIRRDYSKPLLIEQVATACGQSLRQLQRHFQAAFGITPQEFLLKTRVLAAARLLESTAASVSEIATACGFPDQSAFTQHFRKRTGQTPSCYRQQQRLMPHSTMNGASHLLAQRVSQP, encoded by the coding sequence TTGCATTTCTACACAAATCCTCCCATCATCGTCACGACAAAGATGATGCGAAATGCGACACTCCTCAAACCGCGTCCGCTGCGGCAGCGGCCCCCCGCCGTCATCCGCCGCTGGCAGCAACAGCGCACCCGCTGGCTCAGCACACTCGCCCCCGGCTCCCTTTTCCACCGGCTCTTCGATCACATCCCCGGCGTCCATTTCTTCGCCAAAGATCGCCAGGGCCACCTCATGTTCACCAGCCAGGGCCTCCGCCAGCGTTATTCCATGCAGGATGAATCCGACATCCTCGGCATGACCGACTTCGACCTCAACCCCGGCAGCATGGCCCAGGCTTATGTGAATGACGACGACCAGCTCCTCCAGGGCAAGGCCGCCAGCATCGAGCGCATCGAGCTCTGGTGGGACCGCCAGGGCATGCCCGACTGGTTCCTCGTCACCAAACTCCCCATTCATGACAAAAATGGCGAGATTCAAGGCGTTATGGGCCTCCTCCGCCGCCCAGATGAATCCGAGCGCCGCCTCCCCGTCTTTCAGACCGTCGCCCAGGCCGTCGAGCTCATCCGGCGAGATTACTCCAAACCCCTGCTCATCGAGCAGGTCGCCACCGCCTGCGGCCAGTCCCTCCGCCAGCTCCAGCGCCACTTCCAGGCCGCCTTTGGCATCACCCCTCAGGAATTTCTTCTTAAAACCCGCGTCCTCGCCGCCGCCCGCTTGCTCGAATCCACCGCCGCATCCGTCTCAGAGATCGCCACCGCCTGCGGTTTTCCCGATCAAAGCGCCTTCACTCAGCACTTCCGTAAACGTACTGGCCAGACTCCGAGCTGCTACCGCCAGCAGCAGCGGCTGATGCCACACTCAACGATGAACGGGGCATCACACCTGCTTGCGCAAAGGGTCAGCCAGCCCTAG
- a CDS encoding HEAT repeat domain-containing protein, which translates to MSSKIILLTTLVATIGVGLFFFVIAGPDAAVTAPKEIKAKTPKTAAVAGYGQSSNGSASNPVEFSPLSNSAPASSTQPAAEMTSNEIIMETIDDAAVSYDAKELPKIQPFLLHPDREVRKAALDGMVMLGDAAAAPLLRSAAKLAPSPEEAAAMNEAAAYVELPPGSLIGAKSAGPNGGNRAAGSVRRPPPGPYRPGIRQPNQAQ; encoded by the coding sequence ATGTCTTCAAAAATCATCCTTTTGACCACCCTCGTCGCCACCATTGGTGTCGGCCTGTTCTTTTTCGTGATCGCAGGGCCTGATGCTGCGGTCACAGCACCCAAGGAAATTAAAGCGAAGACGCCAAAAACGGCTGCGGTGGCTGGCTACGGCCAAAGTAGCAATGGGAGCGCTTCCAACCCCGTTGAATTTTCTCCACTTTCAAATTCAGCCCCCGCTAGCTCCACGCAACCGGCTGCGGAAATGACCAGCAACGAGATCATCATGGAAACGATTGATGATGCGGCCGTCAGTTACGATGCCAAAGAACTGCCAAAAATTCAACCCTTCCTGCTGCATCCAGACCGGGAAGTTCGTAAAGCCGCCCTTGATGGCATGGTTATGTTAGGAGATGCCGCTGCGGCACCCTTGCTTCGGAGCGCCGCGAAACTGGCTCCCAGCCCGGAAGAGGCTGCTGCCATGAATGAAGCGGCTGCGTATGTCGAGCTGCCTCCAGGCTCACTTATTGGAGCGAAGTCAGCCGGTCCCAATGGTGGCAATCGTGCTGCTGGATCTGTTCGGCGCCCTCCTCCGGGTCCCTATAGACCAGGCATACGTCAGCCAAACCAGGCCCAATGA
- a CDS encoding malate dehydrogenase — protein MSKAPITVAVTGAAGQIGYSLLFRIASGALFGPDQPVNLRLIEIEPALGALSGVCMELDDCAFPLLNSITPTADLDEGFKGVNWGILVGSVPRKAGMERKDLLNINGKIFTGQGKAIEKNAASDVRVLVVGNPCNTNCLIAMNNAKGVPADRWFAMTRLDENRAKSQLAAKAGVHSTAVSNLAIWGNHSATQYPDFYNAKINGQPATDVISDHDWLKGDFISTVQQRGAAIIKARGSSSAASAANAACDTVYSLTRPTAEGDWTSVAVCSDGSYGIEKGLMFSFPIRTDGSKWEIVQGVPVNEFSQGKIKATEDELKEERAAVTELGLI, from the coding sequence ATGAGCAAAGCCCCCATCACAGTCGCAGTCACCGGTGCCGCCGGGCAGATCGGTTATTCCCTCCTCTTCCGCATCGCCTCCGGTGCTCTTTTTGGCCCTGACCAGCCGGTTAATCTCCGACTCATTGAGATCGAACCCGCCCTCGGTGCCCTCAGCGGCGTCTGCATGGAGCTCGACGATTGCGCCTTCCCCCTCCTCAACAGCATCACCCCGACGGCGGACCTGGATGAAGGCTTCAAAGGCGTCAACTGGGGCATCCTCGTCGGCTCCGTCCCGCGCAAGGCCGGCATGGAGCGCAAAGACCTCCTCAACATCAACGGCAAAATCTTCACCGGCCAGGGCAAGGCCATCGAGAAAAACGCCGCCAGCGACGTCCGTGTCCTCGTCGTGGGCAATCCCTGCAACACGAACTGCCTGATCGCCATGAACAATGCCAAGGGCGTGCCTGCGGACCGCTGGTTTGCCATGACCCGCCTGGATGAAAACCGCGCCAAGAGCCAGCTCGCCGCCAAGGCCGGCGTTCACAGCACCGCCGTCTCCAACCTGGCCATCTGGGGCAATCACAGCGCCACCCAATACCCGGACTTCTACAACGCCAAAATCAACGGCCAGCCCGCCACCGACGTCATCAGCGACCACGACTGGCTGAAGGGCGATTTCATCAGCACCGTCCAGCAGCGCGGTGCCGCCATCATCAAGGCCCGTGGCTCATCCTCCGCCGCCTCCGCCGCGAATGCCGCCTGCGACACCGTTTACAGCCTCACCCGCCCGACTGCGGAAGGCGACTGGACCAGCGTGGCCGTCTGCTCCGACGGCAGCTATGGCATCGAAAAAGGCCTTATGTTCTCCTTCCCCATCCGTACCGACGGCAGCAAGTGGGAGATCGTCCAGGGCGTGCCGGTGAATGAATTCAGCCAGGGCAAGATCAAGGCCACGGAAGATGAGCTCAAGGAAGAGCGCGCCGCCGTGACCGAGCTGGGTTTGATCTGA
- a CDS encoding M23 family metallopeptidase yields the protein MPRFFILLFLAAITTACGLDLRLPTDNGALLVNDGAGYFQFVDRDFEGVKSTPWEGGQFGFVRDARRVGPRIAYARFHEGMDIKPTQRDAKGNPLDDIHPILPGTVVHVTPSAGLSNYGRYIVVRHDLPDGAFYSLYAHLASATVAVGDQVTHASVLGRMGFTGSGIDQRRAHLHVELNMLLNPEFETWFASGFRTPNHHGIYNGMNLLGLDLQALYLAHAKNPAITLSEFIRQSEAWFELTVPATAKMDFITRYPWLRDIASVPDSAISAWKIRCTRWGLPISVSPASQPVSQPVVSWVKEDPIPHYYNTRGLVSNSGQITVSGLQFAKLLIGL from the coding sequence ATGCCACGTTTTTTTATCCTCCTCTTTCTCGCTGCCATCACCACGGCCTGCGGCCTGGATCTGCGCTTGCCCACAGACAATGGCGCCCTGCTGGTCAATGACGGTGCCGGTTACTTCCAGTTCGTTGACCGGGACTTCGAAGGCGTCAAATCCACCCCCTGGGAAGGCGGCCAGTTTGGCTTCGTCCGCGATGCCCGCCGTGTGGGACCGCGCATCGCCTATGCGCGCTTTCATGAGGGCATGGACATCAAACCCACCCAGCGCGATGCCAAAGGCAATCCCCTGGATGACATCCACCCCATCCTTCCCGGCACGGTTGTCCATGTCACCCCGTCCGCCGGGCTGAGCAATTATGGCCGTTACATCGTGGTGCGGCATGATCTCCCGGACGGTGCTTTTTATTCTCTCTACGCCCATCTGGCCTCTGCCACAGTCGCCGTAGGTGACCAGGTCACCCATGCCTCCGTCCTGGGTCGCATGGGCTTCACCGGCAGCGGCATTGACCAGCGCCGCGCCCACCTGCACGTGGAGCTAAACATGCTGCTCAACCCGGAGTTTGAAACCTGGTTTGCCTCCGGCTTCCGCACGCCTAACCATCACGGCATCTACAACGGCATGAACCTCCTGGGCCTTGACCTCCAGGCCCTATACCTGGCCCATGCGAAGAACCCGGCCATCACCCTCTCTGAATTCATCCGCCAAAGCGAAGCCTGGTTTGAGCTTACCGTCCCGGCCACCGCCAAGATGGATTTCATCACCCGTTACCCCTGGCTTCGCGACATCGCCTCCGTGCCGGATTCCGCCATCAGCGCGTGGAAGATCCGCTGCACCCGCTGGGGCCTGCCCATCAGCGTCAGCCCCGCAAGCCAGCCCGTCTCGCAGCCGGTCGTCTCCTGGGTGAAGGAAGACCCCATCCCCCATTATTACAACACCCGCGGCCTCGTCAGCAACAGCGGCCAGATCACCGTCAGCGGCCTCCAGTTCGCCAAGCTCCTCATTGGCCTGTAG
- a CDS encoding helicase C-terminal domain-containing protein, translated as MISILEASEGTLGGPSLAERMHLAFSTEGKLAQSPQFEYRPQQQRMAQLVAGALEKNKPLVVEAATGVGKSLAYLVPAVEYALEQGRKAIICTHTINLQEQLIHKDIPIVKKIVGPFHAELLKGRSNYLCPTRLKNAYSHSGDLFSSSETAELQLIEDFFRDNPSATLSEMDFTPGARVWSLVCSEPHACTPRRCPPGSGCVYQDVRRRMADADVLVLNHTLFFTLLASADEGPLADDTNFIFPRDFVILDEAHTIENIAAKAFGIHVSESNIRFELGRLYNPKTRKGFFQSLGEQDGIREVSQSIGMVESFFRTAENACKFTGPYGKEFRIREPGLTEDTLSLPLQRVARIAQKSGDAAKSEGQKLELLDIAKRLANLRVAISAFLDQSEEGHVYWAERSGGDNKVVSFHSAPIDVAPKLESIFFTGTKACVFTSATLGVGDDVKLKYFRNRVGAYKAQAETIESPFDFKKQMKLYLVKRMPEPGRPEYQDAMVEQIEYFLGLSKGRAFVLFTSYSQMTALADRMEDFCLDHGWRLLVQGRGMPRHQMLHEFKKDTHSILFGTDSFWTGVDVPGEALSNVIITRLPFAVPDHPVTASRMEYLEEQGLNSFSEYSVPEAILKLRQGVGRLIRTQSDKGMVVILDNRILTKPYGRAFMASLPDCPTEIVG; from the coding sequence ATGATCAGCATTCTCGAGGCCTCCGAAGGTACTCTCGGCGGCCCCTCGCTCGCAGAGCGGATGCACCTGGCCTTTTCCACGGAAGGAAAACTGGCCCAGTCCCCCCAGTTTGAATACCGTCCCCAGCAGCAGCGCATGGCCCAGCTTGTGGCCGGGGCCCTGGAGAAAAACAAACCCCTCGTCGTGGAGGCGGCCACCGGCGTCGGCAAGTCCCTGGCCTACCTCGTCCCCGCCGTCGAATACGCCCTGGAGCAGGGACGCAAGGCCATCATCTGCACCCACACGATTAACCTCCAGGAGCAGCTCATCCACAAGGACATCCCAATCGTCAAAAAGATCGTCGGGCCCTTCCATGCCGAGCTTCTCAAAGGCCGCAGCAACTACCTCTGCCCCACCCGCCTGAAGAACGCCTACTCCCACAGTGGCGACCTCTTCAGCAGCAGCGAGACGGCCGAGCTGCAGCTCATCGAGGACTTCTTTCGTGACAATCCCTCCGCCACCCTGAGCGAGATGGACTTCACCCCCGGCGCCCGCGTCTGGTCCCTCGTCTGTAGCGAGCCCCACGCCTGCACCCCGCGCCGCTGCCCGCCCGGTAGCGGCTGCGTCTATCAGGACGTCCGCCGCCGCATGGCCGATGCGGATGTGCTGGTGCTCAACCACACCCTGTTTTTCACCCTGCTGGCCTCTGCCGATGAAGGTCCGCTTGCCGATGACACCAACTTCATCTTCCCGCGCGACTTTGTCATTCTGGATGAGGCCCACACCATCGAAAACATCGCCGCCAAGGCCTTCGGCATCCACGTCAGCGAATCCAACATCCGCTTTGAACTGGGCCGCCTTTACAATCCCAAGACCCGCAAAGGCTTCTTCCAGTCCCTCGGCGAGCAGGACGGCATTCGCGAAGTATCCCAGTCCATCGGCATGGTGGAAAGCTTCTTCCGCACTGCCGAGAACGCCTGCAAATTTACCGGTCCTTATGGCAAGGAGTTCCGCATCCGCGAACCTGGCCTAACCGAAGATACTCTTTCCCTCCCCCTCCAGCGCGTCGCCCGCATCGCCCAAAAATCCGGGGATGCCGCCAAGAGTGAGGGCCAGAAACTGGAGCTGCTGGACATCGCCAAGCGCCTCGCCAACCTGCGTGTGGCCATCAGCGCCTTTCTGGATCAGAGCGAGGAAGGCCACGTCTATTGGGCCGAGCGCAGCGGCGGCGACAACAAGGTCGTCTCCTTTCACAGCGCCCCCATTGATGTCGCCCCCAAGCTGGAAAGCATCTTCTTCACCGGCACCAAAGCCTGCGTTTTCACCAGTGCCACCCTTGGTGTGGGCGATGATGTGAAGCTCAAATACTTCCGCAACCGCGTCGGCGCCTACAAAGCCCAGGCGGAGACCATCGAGAGCCCGTTCGATTTCAAAAAGCAAATGAAGCTCTACCTGGTCAAGCGCATGCCTGAACCGGGCCGGCCCGAATATCAGGATGCGATGGTGGAGCAGATCGAATACTTTTTGGGCCTGTCCAAAGGCCGTGCCTTTGTCCTGTTCACTAGCTACAGCCAGATGACCGCCCTTGCGGATCGTATGGAAGACTTCTGCCTGGACCACGGCTGGCGTCTGCTCGTTCAGGGTCGCGGCATGCCGCGCCACCAGATGCTGCACGAATTCAAAAAGGACACCCACAGCATCCTCTTCGGCACCGACAGCTTCTGGACGGGCGTGGACGTCCCCGGCGAAGCCCTCAGCAACGTCATCATCACCCGCCTCCCCTTTGCCGTGCCGGATCATCCCGTCACTGCCTCCCGCATGGAATACCTGGAGGAACAGGGCCTCAACAGCTTCAGCGAATACAGCGTCCCCGAGGCCATCCTCAAGCTCCGCCAGGGCGTCGGCCGCCTCATCCGTACCCAGAGCGACAAAGGCATGGTCGTCATCCTGGACAACCGAATCCTCACCAAACCCTACGGCCGCGCCTTCATGGCCAGCCTGCCGGATTGCCCGACAGAAATCGTGGGGTGA
- a CDS encoding sulfatase — protein MLRLLLSLTLLTTSLVSAADRPNMIFIIADDVSWNDIGCYGNTAARTPNLDKLAANGRRFDEAYLTASSCSPSRSSIITGRYPHNNGRASELHLPIAAHLPWFPRLLKDAGYYTALVGKHHMTADKPAEGEKPQPEPFDLVDGGNAPGNKGGHATWVKTVQERPKDKPFFFWFASLDAHRAWDADKDWKEDLYGPKHDPAKVIVPPFLVDDGETRQDLASYYNEITRLDYFVGQVVAELEKQGALENTLLLMMADNGMAFPRAKTRLHDSGMKTPFIAHWPAGIGKPGTPSQSLVSAIDVAPTMLDLAQVEIAPTMQGVSFAPILAQPEAEVRKHAFSEHNWHDYAAHGRSVRSEGFLLIRNNRPQEPWQGPADSVRSPSYEQLKAARAAGKLTPPQADVFLAPRPGMELYRTAADADQMSNLADNADYATVKARLAKLLDEWTEQTGDSVPADLSKDSFDRETGNQLFKGRDQSYRGTPAGWDRNAAKVNAPGPR, from the coding sequence ATGCTACGCCTTCTTTTATCACTCACTCTCCTCACCACATCTCTTGTTAGCGCCGCCGACCGGCCTAACATGATCTTCATCATCGCCGATGACGTCAGTTGGAATGACATCGGCTGCTATGGCAACACCGCCGCGCGCACGCCGAACCTCGACAAACTGGCTGCCAATGGCCGGCGCTTTGATGAGGCGTATCTGACGGCCAGCAGTTGCAGCCCCAGCCGCTCCAGCATCATCACGGGGCGCTATCCGCATAACAACGGCCGTGCGTCCGAGCTTCACCTGCCGATCGCCGCCCACCTGCCCTGGTTCCCCCGGTTGCTGAAGGACGCCGGTTATTACACGGCCCTGGTTGGCAAACATCACATGACCGCAGACAAGCCTGCCGAGGGTGAAAAGCCCCAGCCGGAGCCCTTTGACCTCGTGGACGGCGGCAACGCCCCGGGCAACAAAGGCGGTCATGCCACCTGGGTGAAAACCGTGCAGGAACGGCCCAAGGACAAACCCTTCTTCTTCTGGTTCGCCTCCCTGGATGCCCACCGTGCCTGGGATGCGGACAAGGACTGGAAGGAAGATCTTTATGGCCCCAAGCACGATCCGGCCAAGGTCATCGTGCCGCCCTTCCTGGTGGATGATGGCGAGACCCGCCAGGACCTGGCCTCCTATTACAACGAGATCACCCGGCTGGATTATTTCGTCGGCCAGGTGGTGGCCGAGCTTGAGAAGCAAGGTGCCCTGGAAAACACCCTCCTGCTGATGATGGCGGACAATGGCATGGCATTCCCGCGTGCCAAGACCCGCCTGCATGACTCCGGCATGAAGACCCCCTTCATCGCCCACTGGCCCGCAGGCATTGGCAAACCGGGCACCCCCAGCCAGAGCCTGGTCAGCGCCATTGACGTAGCTCCGACGATGCTGGACCTGGCCCAGGTGGAAATCGCCCCGACCATGCAGGGCGTCAGCTTTGCCCCCATCCTGGCCCAGCCGGAGGCGGAGGTGCGCAAGCATGCCTTCTCCGAGCACAACTGGCATGACTACGCCGCCCATGGTCGCTCCGTGCGCTCCGAGGGCTTCCTCCTCATCCGCAACAACCGCCCCCAGGAGCCCTGGCAGGGCCCGGCCGACTCCGTCAGATCCCCATCCTACGAGCAATTGAAAGCCGCCCGCGCTGCTGGCAAACTCACCCCTCCGCAGGCCGATGTCTTCCTCGCCCCACGTCCTGGCATGGAGCTGTATCGCACCGCCGCAGATGCCGACCAGATGTCCAACCTGGCCGACAATGCCGACTACGCCACCGTCAAAGCCCGCCTGGCCAAACTGCTGGATGAATGGACCGAACAGACCGGTGACAGCGTGCCTGCGGATCTCTCCAAGGACTCCTTTGATCGCGAAACCGGCAACCAGCTATTCAAAGGCCGCGATCAGTCCTATCGCGGCACCCCCGCCGGTTGGGACCGCAACGCCGCCAAAGTCAATGCGCCCGGTCCAAGGTGA
- a CDS encoding VCBS repeat-containing protein — MKPSHLCLLALSALLSGPAAASDTLTPLKYNNPGLVVDLGVGLWAWPLPMDYDGDGDLDLVVNCPDKPSNGIYFFENATGDTAKNKMPVFKPGVRISKGAQNVQVSYVDGKPVVTSPGMVHPDFLKTGIDNEVKLGPDKNIHMNKVRANMWRIVDFDGDGNNDLIVGVGDWTEYVWDNAYDENGRWMNGPLRGYVYVLRNTGSNDKPKYDKPKKVMAMDRPVETYGWPSPNFADFDGDGDLDLLCGEFLDGFTYFENVGTRTKPKYAFVKRVMADTGKYLTMDLEMITPTAIDWDKDGDLDLIVGDEDGRVAFVENTGKFDNKVPVFKEPVYFKQEAADIKFGALATPVGFDWDGDGDMDIICGNTAGYVAFIENLSGKGVEAPKWAAPVLLEAAGKAIRPMAGPNGSIQGPCEAKWGYTTQTVADWDGDGLPDLILNSILGKVVWYKNTGTRAKPKLAAAKPVQVEWKGAQPVLAYGWLRPEGKNLLTQWRTTPVAVDWNKDGLMDLVMLDQEGYLAFFERSKGKDGKLLLQHPKRVFFADKDAKKPGIVNEALAHLKVRNPVDMTPGVPLRLNSGIAGKSGRRKICIMDWDGDGKLDILLNSANANFIRQTSDAEGQWFFSDEGLLSDANIEGHDVSPTTVDFNNDGMPDFLGGAEDGRLYYMRNPKAK; from the coding sequence ATGAAGCCTTCCCATCTCTGCCTCCTTGCGCTCTCTGCGCTCCTGAGCGGCCCTGCTGCCGCCAGCGATACTTTGACCCCGCTGAAGTATAACAATCCCGGTCTCGTCGTGGACCTGGGCGTCGGTCTGTGGGCCTGGCCTCTGCCCATGGACTATGATGGCGATGGTGACCTGGACCTGGTGGTGAACTGCCCGGACAAGCCCTCCAATGGCATTTACTTTTTTGAGAACGCGACGGGCGACACGGCCAAGAACAAGATGCCCGTCTTCAAGCCCGGCGTGCGCATCAGCAAAGGCGCGCAGAATGTCCAGGTCAGTTATGTGGATGGCAAGCCGGTGGTCACCAGCCCCGGCATGGTGCATCCGGATTTCCTCAAGACGGGCATTGATAACGAGGTCAAGCTGGGCCCGGACAAGAACATCCACATGAACAAAGTCCGCGCCAACATGTGGCGCATCGTGGACTTTGATGGCGACGGCAACAATGACCTCATCGTCGGTGTGGGCGACTGGACCGAATACGTCTGGGACAATGCCTATGATGAAAACGGCCGCTGGATGAACGGCCCTCTGCGCGGTTATGTGTATGTGCTGCGCAACACCGGCAGCAATGACAAGCCGAAGTATGACAAGCCCAAAAAGGTGATGGCCATGGACCGCCCTGTGGAGACGTACGGCTGGCCTTCCCCTAACTTTGCCGACTTTGACGGCGATGGTGACCTGGATCTGCTCTGTGGTGAATTTCTGGACGGTTTTACCTACTTCGAAAACGTCGGCACCCGCACCAAGCCCAAGTATGCGTTTGTGAAGCGTGTAATGGCCGATACCGGCAAGTATCTGACCATGGACCTGGAGATGATCACCCCCACGGCCATTGACTGGGACAAGGACGGCGACCTGGACCTGATCGTCGGTGATGAAGACGGCCGCGTGGCCTTCGTGGAAAACACCGGCAAATTTGACAACAAAGTGCCGGTCTTCAAAGAGCCCGTTTATTTCAAGCAGGAAGCGGCGGACATCAAATTCGGAGCGCTGGCCACTCCGGTGGGTTTTGACTGGGATGGCGATGGCGACATGGACATCATCTGCGGCAACACTGCCGGCTATGTGGCCTTCATTGAGAACCTGAGCGGCAAAGGTGTGGAAGCTCCCAAGTGGGCCGCTCCCGTGCTTCTCGAAGCCGCAGGCAAAGCGATCCGCCCCATGGCCGGTCCTAACGGCTCCATCCAGGGCCCCTGCGAAGCCAAGTGGGGCTACACCACCCAGACCGTGGCCGACTGGGACGGCGACGGTCTGCCGGATTTGATCCTCAACTCCATTCTCGGCAAGGTGGTCTGGTATAAAAACACCGGCACCCGTGCCAAGCCCAAGCTGGCCGCTGCGAAGCCCGTGCAGGTGGAGTGGAAAGGCGCGCAGCCCGTGCTCGCGTATGGCTGGCTGCGTCCAGAGGGCAAAAATCTGCTCACCCAATGGCGCACCACCCCGGTGGCAGTGGACTGGAACAAGGATGGTCTTATGGACCTCGTCATGCTGGACCAGGAAGGGTATCTGGCTTTCTTTGAGCGCAGCAAAGGCAAGGACGGAAAACTCCTCCTCCAGCATCCGAAGCGCGTCTTTTTTGCTGACAAGGATGCGAAGAAGCCTGGCATCGTGAATGAAGCCCTGGCCCACTTGAAAGTACGCAATCCCGTGGACATGACACCGGGTGTGCCCCTGCGCCTGAATTCCGGCATCGCCGGCAAAAGCGGCCGCCGCAAGATCTGCATCATGGACTGGGACGGCGATGGCAAGCTGGACATCCTGCTGAACTCTGCCAACGCCAACTTCATCCGCCAGACCTCCGATGCCGAAGGCCAGTGGTTCTTCAGCGATGAAGGCCTGCTCTCCGATGCCAACATCGAAGGCCACGACGTCAGCCCCACCACCGTGGACTTTAACAACGACGGCATGCCAGACTTCCTGGGCGGCGCCGAAGACGGCCGTCTCTATTACATGCGCAATCCGAAGGCGAAGTGA